A portion of the Calothrix sp. 336/3 genome contains these proteins:
- the secA gene encoding preprotein translocase subunit SecA, whose product MLKTLLGDPNARKLKKYQPYITEINLFEEDIQKLSDEELKGKTAEFQQRLGKGETLDDILPEAFAVVREAGRRVLGLRHFDVQMLGGAILHTGQIAEMKTGEGKTLVATLPSYLNALTGKGVHVVTVNDYLAKRDAEWMGQVHRFLGLSVGLIQASMTPQERKKNYDCDITYVTNSEVGFDYLRDNMATDIKDVVQRPFNYCVIDEVDSILVDEARTPLIISGQVERPTEKYTKAALIASALNQEEHYEVDEKARNVLLTDEGFAQAENLLEVTDLFDPEDPWAHFIFNAIKAKELFLKDVNYIVRGGEIVIVDEFTGRVLPGRRWSDGLHQAIEAKEHVDIQPETQTLATITYQNLFLLYPKLGGMTGTAKTEEAEFEKIYKLEVTIIPTNRTRLRQDLSDMVFKTEAGKWKAIARECGEMHQEGRPVLVGTTSVEKSEYLSQLLREMEIPHELLNARPENVERESEIVAQAGRKGAVTIATNMAGRGTDIILGGNSEYMARLKMREYFMPRIVQPEDEDNFGIQRAMGLPAANSGGGQGFVPGKKVKTWRVSPQIFPTQLSPEAEKLLKDAVELAVREYGERSLPELEAEDKVAVAAEKAPTDDPVIQKLRDAYKRIKQEYETFTSREHDEVVQLGGLHVIGTERHESRRIDNQLRGRAGRQGDPGTTRFFLSLEDNLMRIFGGDRVAKLMDAFNVDEDMPIESGMLTRSLEGAQKKVETYYYDIRKQVFEYDEVMNNQRRAIYAERRRVLEGQDLKEQVIKYAEKTMDDIVDYYINPDLPSEEWELDKLVEKVKEFVYLLSDLTAKQLEDMSMGEIKAFLHEQARIAYDMKEAQIDQIQPGLMRQAERFFILQRIDTLWREHLQQMDALRESVGLRGYGQKDPLIEYKSEGYELFLDMMVNIRRDVVYSLFMFQPQPQPMVETSSEMV is encoded by the coding sequence ATGCTAAAGACTTTGCTGGGTGATCCCAACGCACGAAAACTCAAGAAATACCAACCCTACATCACGGAAATTAACCTCTTTGAGGAAGATATCCAGAAACTTTCCGATGAAGAATTAAAGGGTAAAACTGCTGAGTTTCAACAGCGCTTGGGTAAAGGTGAGACCCTTGATGATATCCTCCCAGAAGCTTTCGCAGTAGTACGGGAAGCTGGACGACGGGTTTTAGGTTTACGACACTTTGATGTTCAAATGCTCGGCGGTGCGATTTTACACACTGGGCAAATTGCAGAAATGAAAACTGGTGAGGGTAAAACCTTAGTAGCAACTCTACCTAGTTACCTGAATGCATTAACAGGTAAGGGTGTTCATGTCGTCACCGTCAACGACTACCTGGCAAAGCGGGACGCAGAGTGGATGGGACAGGTACATCGCTTCCTGGGTCTGAGTGTGGGACTCATCCAAGCTAGTATGACCCCCCAGGAACGAAAGAAAAACTATGACTGTGATATTACTTATGTCACAAATAGTGAGGTAGGTTTTGACTACCTTCGGGATAACATGGCTACGGATATTAAGGATGTGGTGCAACGTCCCTTCAATTACTGCGTGATTGATGAAGTGGACTCCATTCTAGTTGATGAAGCCCGCACACCCCTAATCATTTCGGGGCAGGTAGAAAGACCTACAGAGAAGTATACAAAAGCTGCTCTGATTGCATCAGCACTCAATCAAGAAGAACATTACGAAGTAGACGAAAAAGCTCGTAACGTTTTGTTAACAGATGAAGGTTTTGCCCAGGCAGAAAATCTGTTGGAAGTGACTGATTTATTCGACCCAGAAGACCCCTGGGCGCATTTTATCTTCAATGCAATTAAAGCCAAGGAGCTATTCCTCAAGGACGTGAATTACATCGTTCGGGGTGGGGAAATCGTCATCGTCGATGAATTTACTGGACGGGTGTTACCGGGACGGCGATGGAGTGATGGTTTACACCAAGCCATTGAAGCCAAGGAACATGTAGATATTCAACCAGAAACCCAAACCTTAGCGACGATTACCTACCAAAATCTGTTTTTGTTATATCCCAAGTTAGGAGGAATGACAGGGACAGCGAAAACAGAGGAAGCTGAATTTGAGAAGATTTATAAGTTAGAAGTCACGATTATTCCCACCAACAGAACCAGATTACGGCAAGACCTATCTGATATGGTGTTTAAAACCGAAGCGGGAAAATGGAAGGCGATCGCCCGCGAATGCGGAGAAATGCACCAAGAAGGTAGACCTGTGTTAGTTGGTACTACCAGCGTGGAGAAATCGGAATATCTCAGTCAGTTACTGCGAGAAATGGAAATTCCCCACGAACTCCTAAATGCACGTCCGGAAAACGTCGAGCGGGAATCGGAAATTGTCGCCCAAGCAGGACGAAAAGGAGCAGTCACAATTGCTACCAATATGGCTGGTAGAGGTACGGATATTATCCTAGGTGGTAACTCCGAATATATGGCTAGGTTGAAGATGCGGGAGTATTTTATGCCCCGGATTGTCCAGCCAGAGGATGAAGACAATTTTGGTATCCAAAGAGCTATGGGGTTGCCAGCAGCTAATAGTGGAGGTGGACAAGGGTTTGTCCCAGGGAAAAAGGTAAAAACTTGGCGAGTCTCACCACAAATTTTCCCCACACAGCTTTCCCCAGAGGCAGAAAAACTCCTCAAAGATGCGGTAGAACTGGCAGTACGAGAATATGGTGAACGCAGTTTACCGGAGTTAGAAGCAGAAGATAAGGTGGCAGTTGCTGCGGAAAAAGCCCCCACAGACGATCCAGTAATTCAAAAATTACGGGATGCCTACAAACGTATTAAGCAAGAATACGAAACATTCACCAGTCGAGAACATGATGAAGTGGTGCAATTGGGTGGTTTACACGTGATTGGTACAGAGCGTCACGAATCTCGACGGATTGATAACCAGTTGCGCGGACGTGCTGGACGACAAGGGGACCCCGGTACAACCCGATTTTTCCTCAGTTTAGAAGATAACTTGATGCGTATTTTTGGTGGCGATCGCGTTGCCAAACTCATGGATGCTTTCAACGTCGATGAAGATATGCCAATTGAGTCGGGAATGCTGACTCGGAGCTTAGAAGGTGCTCAGAAGAAAGTAGAAACCTACTACTACGATATTCGGAAGCAAGTATTTGAGTATGACGAAGTGATGAATAACCAACGACGGGCAATTTATGCAGAACGTCGTCGTGTCTTGGAAGGACAAGACTTGAAAGAACAAGTCATCAAATATGCTGAGAAAACCATGGATGACATCGTTGACTACTACATCAACCCCGATTTACCCTCGGAAGAATGGGAACTCGATAAGCTGGTGGAGAAAGTTAAGGAATTTGTCTATCTCCTATCTGATTTGACTGCCAAACAGTTAGAAGATATGTCCATGGGTGAAATTAAAGCTTTTCTCCATGAACAAGCCAGAATTGCCTACGACATGAAGGAAGCACAAATTGACCAGATTCAGCCAGGATTAATGCGCCAAGCCGAGCGTTTCTTCATCTTGCAACGAATTGATACCCTCTGGCGAGAACATCTGCAACAAATGGATGCTCTACGTGAATCCGTAGGATTACGGGGTTATGGACAGAAAGACCCATTGATTGAATACAAGAGTGAAGGATACGAATTGTTCCTGGATATGATGGTAAATATCCGCCGGGACGTTGTTTATTCACTATTTATGTTCCAACCGCAACCCCAACCGATGGTAGAAACTTCCTCGGAGATGGTGTAA
- a CDS encoding cytochrome c, whose product MSYSIKGKFQRQGKSLGILSIVFLWSLVMGWLITTAIPVHSATPTTSEIGTVDIVPSQYQLGQELYLENCASCHVALPPAVLPTQTWKEILTDTQHYGVTLKPLLDPGRILIWKYILQFSRPLMKDEQTPYRLGSSRYFKALHPKINIPRPVQLGTCITCHPGVGEYNYRKLSAEWENAE is encoded by the coding sequence ATGTCATATTCAATCAAGGGCAAATTTCAGCGTCAAGGAAAATCTCTCGGAATCCTATCTATAGTTTTCCTTTGGAGTTTAGTCATGGGTTGGTTAATCACAACCGCAATCCCAGTACACAGTGCAACTCCTACAACTTCCGAAATTGGTACGGTTGATATTGTCCCCTCTCAATACCAATTGGGACAGGAATTATATCTAGAAAACTGTGCGAGTTGTCATGTTGCTTTACCTCCAGCAGTTTTGCCTACCCAAACCTGGAAAGAAATTCTCACAGACACACAACACTACGGAGTTACCCTCAAACCATTACTAGACCCTGGAAGAATTTTAATCTGGAAATACATCTTACAATTTTCCCGTCCCTTGATGAAGGATGAACAAACACCCTATCGTCTAGGTAGTTCTCGATATTTTAAAGCTTTACATCCTAAAATAAATATTCCCCGTCCAGTACAACTGGGTACTTGTATCACCTGTCATCCTGGTGTAGGTGAGTATAATTACCGGAAACTGTCTGCGGAATGGGAAAATGCGGAATAA
- a CDS encoding MoxR family ATPase, with protein sequence MREKIETLTQNLARTIVGKNDAIRLVVVALLAGGHALLEDVPGVGKTLLAKSLARSIDGKFQRLQCTPDLLPTDITGTNIWNPKSGEFSFLPGPLFTNILLADEINRATPRTQSALLEVMEERQVTVDGVSRPVPTPFFVIATQNPVEYQGTFPLPEAQMDRFLLSLSLGYPSETEELQMLQNLSLGVQLEDLQPCITLTEVQELRRLCSQVKVNTSLQQYILDLVRATRCDEEITLGVSPRGTVALQKATQAIAYLSGRDYAIPDDVKFLAPYVLCHRIIPTSGRRARTVMERLLRSVAIP encoded by the coding sequence ATGAGAGAAAAAATTGAGACTCTAACCCAAAATCTCGCTCGTACCATCGTTGGTAAAAATGACGCGATTCGTCTTGTAGTTGTTGCCTTACTTGCCGGTGGTCATGCTTTACTAGAAGACGTTCCAGGAGTCGGTAAAACTCTGTTAGCGAAATCCTTAGCCCGCTCCATTGATGGCAAATTTCAACGCCTACAATGCACACCAGACCTCTTACCGACAGATATTACTGGGACGAATATCTGGAATCCTAAAAGCGGCGAATTTAGCTTTCTTCCCGGTCCTCTATTTACTAATATTCTCCTAGCTGACGAAATTAACCGAGCTACACCTCGTACCCAATCAGCATTACTAGAGGTGATGGAAGAACGACAAGTGACTGTAGATGGAGTTTCTCGTCCGGTTCCCACTCCTTTCTTTGTGATTGCTACCCAAAACCCCGTGGAATACCAAGGGACATTTCCCTTACCAGAAGCACAAATGGATCGGTTTTTGTTGTCCTTGAGTTTGGGTTATCCTTCCGAGACAGAAGAGTTGCAGATGCTGCAAAATTTGTCTTTAGGTGTGCAATTAGAAGACTTACAACCTTGTATTACTCTCACAGAAGTCCAGGAATTACGGCGACTTTGTAGCCAAGTCAAAGTTAATACTTCCCTCCAGCAATATATCCTTGATTTAGTCAGAGCTACACGCTGCGATGAAGAAATTACCCTTGGTGTCAGTCCACGGGGTACAGTTGCCCTACAAAAAGCTACCCAGGCGATCGCCTATCTTTCTGGACGAGATTACGCTATTCCCGATGATGTCAAATTTTTAGCGCCCTATGTGCTTTGTCATCGGATTATACCGACTAGCGGACGCAGAGCCAGAACTGTGATGGAGCGGTTGTTACGTTCTGTAGCAATTCCCTAA
- a CDS encoding bifunctional riboflavin kinase/FAD synthetase: MLNLSQNGCSVWVTSSMELALTPTAIALGKFDGVHRGHRRVIQPILPSLPNAGRNQDLPFPPCHIYSTVVTFDPHPQEFFTGKPRALLTPLDEKVQQLRSLGVEQLVLLPFDRELTALSPEEFVEKILVEQLQAARISVGQDFRFGSRRCGTADDLRIIAAKYGIPVHIVPLETCPEDLEQENFNPSVEDTSISSSLIREILATGDMIRVNRLLGRSYTLIGKVIQGQQLGRKLGFPTANLELPKDKLLPHYGVYAVRVFTVGETPELQENLGYGVMNIGDRPTVNGTQLTAEVHILNYSGDLYGGKLAVQLEKFIRPEQKFANLDALKQQIHIDCDTAQAFFNS; this comes from the coding sequence GTGCTGAATCTGTCTCAAAATGGGTGTTCTGTGTGGGTTACTTCTTCAATGGAATTGGCGCTAACGCCAACAGCGATCGCGCTGGGCAAATTTGATGGTGTACATCGTGGTCATCGCCGGGTGATTCAACCAATTCTACCGTCACTGCCAAATGCAGGGAGAAACCAAGATTTACCCTTTCCCCCCTGCCATATTTACTCCACGGTTGTCACCTTTGACCCCCATCCCCAGGAGTTTTTTACTGGCAAACCCAGAGCATTATTAACCCCACTGGATGAAAAAGTGCAGCAGTTGCGATCGCTAGGTGTGGAACAACTGGTACTTCTACCCTTTGATCGGGAATTAACTGCCCTGTCTCCGGAAGAATTTGTGGAAAAAATTCTGGTTGAACAATTGCAAGCAGCACGCATTAGTGTGGGGCAAGATTTTCGCTTCGGTTCCAGACGTTGTGGTACTGCTGATGATTTACGTATAATTGCTGCTAAGTATGGGATTCCTGTGCATATCGTTCCCCTAGAAACCTGCCCAGAGGACTTAGAGCAGGAAAATTTCAACCCTTCTGTAGAAGATACCAGTATTAGTAGTTCACTGATTCGAGAAATTCTTGCTACTGGTGACATGATTCGAGTCAATCGACTGCTCGGACGTTCCTATACTCTCATTGGTAAAGTTATTCAGGGACAGCAACTCGGTAGAAAACTTGGCTTTCCCACCGCTAACTTAGAATTACCCAAAGACAAACTCCTTCCCCATTATGGAGTCTATGCAGTGCGAGTATTTACCGTTGGTGAAACCCCAGAACTTCAAGAAAACCTGGGTTATGGAGTCATGAATATTGGCGATCGCCCCACAGTCAACGGAACCCAACTCACCGCAGAAGTGCATATTTTAAATTACTCAGGGGATTTATATGGAGGGAAGCTAGCAGTCCAATTAGAAAAATTTATCCGTCCTGAGCAAAAATTTGCCAACCTCGATGCACTCAAACAGCAAATTCACATCGATTGTGACACCGCTCAGGCATTTTTTAACTCTTAG
- a CDS encoding MBL fold metallo-hydrolase produces MSRIENKFTVHFWGVRGSIPCPGSNTVRYGGNTPCVEMRVGGRSLIFDGGTGLHVLGQSLLPKMPVEGHIFFTHSHWDHMQGFPFFTPGFVKGNNFYIYGAIAPDGSTIEQRLNDQMLHPNFPVPLQIMQANLEFCTVTAGQPIHIDDILVETAPLNHPGEAVGYRVNWCGGAAVYITDTEHFPDHLDENVLWLSRNADILIYDCTYTDEEYASAKSPKIGWGHSTWQEAVKVAQAAGVKTLVIFHHDPAHNDDFLDNVGEQAQARFPGAVMAREGMVLEIPLTANLSESFPVSNYSA; encoded by the coding sequence ATGTCTAGGATAGAGAACAAATTTACCGTGCATTTTTGGGGCGTTCGTGGCAGTATTCCCTGTCCCGGCTCAAACACCGTACGTTACGGTGGTAATACCCCTTGTGTAGAAATGCGAGTTGGTGGTAGAAGCTTGATATTTGATGGTGGTACTGGATTACACGTCTTGGGTCAATCTTTATTACCGAAAATGCCAGTGGAAGGGCATATCTTTTTTACCCATTCCCACTGGGATCATATGCAAGGGTTTCCTTTTTTTACACCAGGGTTTGTGAAGGGAAATAATTTTTACATTTATGGCGCGATCGCCCCTGATGGTTCCACCATCGAACAGCGACTCAACGACCAGATGCTACATCCCAATTTCCCCGTACCCCTGCAAATTATGCAGGCAAACCTGGAATTTTGTACTGTCACAGCCGGACAACCGATTCACATTGATGACATTTTGGTAGAAACTGCCCCTCTGAATCATCCAGGAGAAGCAGTGGGTTATCGCGTTAACTGGTGTGGAGGTGCAGCTGTTTACATCACCGACACGGAACATTTTCCCGATCATCTAGATGAAAATGTGCTGTGGTTGTCACGAAATGCTGACATTTTAATTTACGATTGCACTTACACCGACGAAGAATATGCTTCGGCGAAATCGCCCAAAATCGGCTGGGGACACTCGACTTGGCAAGAAGCAGTGAAAGTTGCCCAGGCAGCTGGAGTCAAAACCTTAGTGATTTTCCACCATGATCCAGCCCATAACGATGACTTCCTCGATAACGTAGGAGAGCAAGCTCAAGCTAGATTCCCTGGTGCAGTCATGGCAAGGGAAGGAATGGTTTTGGAAATTCCCCTGACGGCTAATTTATCCGAATCTTTTCCCGTGAGTAATTATTCAGCTTAA
- the surE gene encoding 5'/3'-nucleotidase SurE, which yields MKLLISNDDGVNSLGIQTLANTLAVAGHEVTVVCPDRERSATGHGLTLHQPIRAEIIESVFHPTIKAWACDGTPSDCVKLALWALLESPPDMVLSGINRGANLGTEILYSGTVSAAMEGLIEGIPSIAFSLADFTYSDFQPAANFAKSLVAQLAVNPLSELMLLNVNVPPVAEKDIAGVLITRQGVRRYIDVFDRRVDPRGKTYYWLTGEVLEDIEPPMGLNLPQDIPIDVHVIRKNYISVTPLQYNFTYRQGLDELSQVKFDFP from the coding sequence ATGAAATTATTAATTAGTAACGATGATGGGGTAAATTCCCTAGGTATTCAAACCCTCGCCAATACCTTAGCAGTAGCAGGTCACGAGGTGACAGTAGTTTGTCCAGATCGAGAACGTTCTGCCACAGGACATGGACTAACCTTACACCAACCAATTCGTGCAGAAATTATTGAGTCGGTATTTCATCCCACAATCAAGGCTTGGGCTTGTGATGGCACACCCTCAGACTGTGTAAAATTAGCCCTGTGGGCATTGTTAGAGTCACCACCAGATATGGTACTGTCCGGAATTAATCGTGGGGCGAATCTGGGAACAGAAATACTTTATTCTGGTACTGTCTCCGCAGCTATGGAAGGATTAATCGAAGGAATTCCCAGTATTGCCTTTAGTTTGGCTGACTTTACCTATTCAGATTTTCAACCCGCTGCGAATTTTGCCAAAAGTCTAGTTGCCCAGCTAGCAGTCAATCCCCTATCTGAACTCATGCTACTCAATGTTAACGTTCCCCCCGTAGCAGAGAAAGACATAGCTGGTGTTTTGATTACTCGCCAAGGTGTCAGACGTTACATCGATGTCTTTGACCGCCGAGTAGATCCTCGTGGTAAAACTTATTACTGGCTCACAGGGGAAGTTCTAGAAGATATTGAGCCGCCTATGGGGTTGAACTTGCCCCAGGATATACCAATAGATGTCCATGTTATCCGTAAAAACTACATTAGTGTCACGCCCTTACAGTACAATTTTACCTATCGTCAGGGCTTGGATGAATTATCTCAAGTGAAATTCGATTTTCCCTAG
- the pheS gene encoding phenylalanine--tRNA ligase subunit alpha → MTTELETQLLALKQEGQGAIAAADTLERLEELRVKYLGKKGSLSVLLGAMGKLPAEERPKIGAIANTVKEAIQTSLDNQRTALESAKIQAQLDAETLDVTMPGIYRPQGRIHPLNGIIDRALDIFVGLGYTVAQGPEMETDYYNFEALNTPPDHPARDMQDTFYLPDGNLLRTHTSSVQIRYMESEEPPIRIVAPGRVYRRDTVDATHSAVFHQIELLAIDEGLTFTDLKGTIKVFLQAMFGELPIRFRASYFPFTEPSAEVDLQWNGRWLEVMGCGMVDPNVMKSVGYDPEVYTGFAAGFGVERFAMVLHQMDDIRRLYTSDLRFLRQF, encoded by the coding sequence ATGACTACCGAATTAGAAACTCAACTTTTAGCGCTGAAGCAAGAAGGACAAGGGGCGATCGCAGCTGCTGATACCCTGGAACGTTTAGAAGAATTGCGAGTTAAATACCTAGGTAAAAAAGGTAGTTTATCTGTACTGCTAGGTGCTATGGGTAAGCTACCAGCAGAGGAACGTCCGAAAATTGGGGCGATCGCTAATACTGTCAAAGAGGCAATCCAAACTAGTCTGGACAATCAACGTACTGCCCTAGAAAGTGCGAAAATCCAAGCACAACTGGATGCGGAAACTCTGGATGTGACTATGCCAGGAATTTACCGTCCCCAAGGTCGGATTCACCCCCTGAATGGGATTATTGACCGGGCACTGGATATTTTCGTAGGTCTAGGGTATACCGTAGCACAGGGTCCAGAAATGGAAACTGACTATTACAACTTTGAGGCACTGAATACACCCCCAGACCATCCGGCGCGGGATATGCAAGATACCTTCTATCTACCTGATGGCAACCTCCTGCGAACCCATACATCCTCTGTGCAAATTCGCTACATGGAATCAGAGGAGCCACCTATCCGGATTGTCGCACCGGGACGGGTTTATCGCCGCGATACGGTGGATGCTACCCACTCCGCAGTCTTCCACCAAATCGAATTGTTGGCTATAGATGAGGGCTTAACTTTTACTGACCTCAAGGGCACAATTAAGGTCTTTTTGCAAGCAATGTTTGGCGAATTACCCATTCGTTTTCGTGCTAGCTATTTTCCTTTCACTGAACCCTCTGCCGAGGTAGACTTACAGTGGAATGGACGCTGGTTAGAAGTTATGGGTTGTGGGATGGTTGACCCCAATGTGATGAAATCTGTGGGTTATGATCCCGAAGTTTATACAGGATTTGCTGCGGGTTTTGGAGTCGAACGATTTGCCATGGTTTTACATCAAATGGATGATATCCGCAGGTTGTATACCAGTGATTTGAGATTTTTACGGCAGTTTTAA
- a CDS encoding ATP-dependent DNA helicase RecQ, which translates to MNYSTQISWQTVKSEFQRIWGYQDFRPPQGEIINCLLAKQDALILMPTGGGKSICFQLPALLQTGLTLVVSPLVALMENQVQELRERDLPAALLHSELPSFEKRQILQLIANQKIRLLYLSPETLLSPPVWEKLSHPQIIINGIILDEAHCLVQWGDTFRPTYRRLGVVREALLKTKPPGTKITLAAFTATADPLAQNIIQSTLNLINPVIFRLNPYRENIQPKVSIAWTPQGKKQQLLKFIKARVNTSGLIYVRSRRDSENLAAWLQEMGYVTTGYHAGLGAVERRQIEAKWLSGKMPFVVCTSAFGMGINKADVRWVVHFHAPLLLSEYVQEIGRAGRDGKPADALTLVSEPTGWLDPEDKNRQKFFVDKLRSQYQIATRLSQKVPPTGEVNAIAKEFSDGELALALLHSQGKLQWLDPFHYQIIATDKNQNFSQMQAVKQMRQYLYTRKCRWQFLLDAFGFGEEAKNCGHCDRCCKN; encoded by the coding sequence ATGAATTACTCTACTCAAATATCTTGGCAAACAGTAAAATCTGAATTTCAAAGGATTTGGGGATATCAAGATTTTCGTCCACCCCAGGGGGAAATAATTAACTGTTTGTTGGCAAAACAAGATGCTTTAATTCTCATGCCAACGGGTGGAGGTAAGTCAATTTGTTTTCAATTACCTGCTTTATTACAAACTGGTTTAACCTTGGTAGTTTCACCGTTAGTAGCTTTGATGGAAAATCAAGTGCAAGAGTTACGTGAACGAGATTTACCTGCGGCACTTTTACATAGTGAATTACCTTCCTTTGAAAAACGTCAGATTCTACAGTTAATTGCCAATCAAAAAATTAGATTATTATATTTATCTCCCGAAACTTTACTTAGTCCACCTGTGTGGGAGAAATTGTCTCATCCACAAATTATCATTAATGGCATTATCTTAGATGAAGCTCATTGTTTGGTGCAATGGGGTGATACCTTTCGTCCTACCTATCGTCGATTGGGAGTAGTACGAGAAGCTTTATTAAAAACTAAGCCACCAGGAACAAAAATTACCTTAGCAGCATTTACCGCAACTGCCGATCCCTTGGCACAAAATATTATTCAATCAACGTTAAATTTAATCAATCCTGTTATCTTCCGCTTAAATCCCTATCGAGAAAATATTCAGCCCAAGGTGAGTATAGCTTGGACACCACAGGGGAAAAAACAACAATTATTAAAGTTTATCAAAGCTAGGGTGAATACCAGTGGTTTAATATATGTTCGCAGTCGCAGAGATAGTGAAAACTTGGCTGCTTGGTTGCAAGAAATGGGTTATGTAACTACTGGATATCATGCAGGTTTAGGGGCGGTAGAGCGTCGGCAAATTGAGGCAAAATGGTTGAGTGGTAAAATGCCCTTTGTTGTCTGTACCTCAGCTTTTGGTATGGGTATTAATAAAGCAGATGTGAGATGGGTTGTACATTTCCATGCACCATTATTATTATCAGAATATGTCCAAGAAATTGGACGTGCTGGTAGGGATGGGAAACCTGCGGATGCTTTAACTTTGGTGAGTGAACCGACGGGATGGTTGGATCCAGAGGATAAAAATAGACAGAAGTTTTTTGTAGATAAACTGCGATCGCAGTATCAAATTGCCACAAGACTCAGCCAAAAAGTACCTCCCACTGGAGAAGTGAATGCGATCGCCAAGGAATTTTCCGATGGAGAATTAGCCCTAGCTTTACTCCACAGTCAAGGAAAACTGCAATGGCTTGACCCTTTCCATTATCAAATTATTGCTACCGATAAAAATCAGAACTTTTCCCAGATGCAAGCTGTGAAGCAAATGCGACAGTACCTATATACTAGAAAATGTCGCTGGCAATTTCTTCTAGATGCCTTTGGATTTGGGGAAGAAGCAAAAAACTGTGGACATTGCGATCGCTGTTGCAAAAATTAG
- a CDS encoding cysteine desulfurase family protein, whose translation MLNRPIYLDNLATTPVDTRVLTTMLPYFTEHFGNPSSINHQYGWEAEAAVNQAREIIAAAINASPEEIIFTSGATEANNLAIKGVAENYFSQGQHIITVATEHSAVIDPYKYLATLGFEITFLPVEAEGLINLNTLKKALRSDTILVSVMAANNEIGVIQPLAEIGQMCRENNIIFHSDAAQALGKIPLDVQAMNIDLLSLTGHKIYAPKGIGALYVRRRNPRVQLAAQQHGGGHERGLRSGTLYTPQIVGFGRAVEIALEEKQQEMERLTLLRNTLWQKLSQLEGIYLNGHLTHRLPGNLNVSVEGIDGAALLLALQPVMAVSSGAACSSATTAPSHVLTALGRSEKLAYASVRFGIGRFNTTEEINQVAEHFLLTVESLRKSNLRLM comes from the coding sequence ATGTTAAACCGCCCTATTTACCTCGATAATCTTGCGACTACCCCTGTAGATACAAGGGTATTAACGACCATGCTCCCTTACTTTACAGAGCATTTTGGCAATCCTTCCAGTATTAATCATCAGTATGGTTGGGAAGCAGAAGCTGCTGTCAATCAAGCCAGAGAAATTATCGCAGCTGCAATTAATGCCAGTCCAGAAGAAATTATTTTTACCAGTGGAGCAACGGAAGCGAATAATCTGGCAATTAAAGGTGTGGCGGAAAATTATTTTTCCCAAGGACAACATATAATTACCGTTGCAACAGAGCATAGTGCAGTTATTGACCCCTACAAATATTTAGCAACGTTAGGATTTGAAATTACATTTTTACCAGTAGAGGCGGAGGGATTAATTAACTTAAATACATTAAAAAAAGCTCTGCGTTCTGATACTATTTTGGTATCGGTAATGGCTGCTAACAATGAGATTGGTGTTATCCAACCACTAGCAGAAATTGGTCAGATGTGTCGGGAAAATAATATTATTTTTCATAGTGATGCAGCCCAAGCTCTAGGAAAAATCCCCCTAGATGTGCAAGCAATGAATATAGATTTATTATCCCTGACCGGACATAAAATCTATGCTCCCAAGGGAATTGGTGCTTTATACGTGCGACGACGGAACCCCAGGGTGCAGTTAGCTGCGCAACAGCATGGAGGGGGACATGAACGGGGTTTGCGATCTGGAACACTGTACACACCGCAAATAGTTGGGTTTGGGAGAGCGGTGGAAATTGCTCTAGAGGAAAAACAGCAAGAAATGGAGCGTTTAACCCTCCTGCGCAATACCTTGTGGCAAAAGCTTTCCCAATTAGAGGGAATTTATTTAAATGGACATCTCACACACAGATTACCGGGAAATTTGAATGTGAGTGTAGAGGGGATAGATGGTGCTGCTTTGTTGTTAGCTTTGCAACCTGTAATGGCAGTATCTTCCGGTGCTGCTTGCTCTTCAGCAACTACTGCACCTTCCCATGTACTCACAGCTTTGGGACGTTCGGAAAAATTGGCTTATGCGTCAGTACGTTTTGGAATTGGTAGATTTAATACTACAGAGGAAATTAACCAAGTGGCAGAGCATTTTTTGCTGACAGTGGAAAGTTTGCGTAAGTCCAATTTACGCCTGATGTGA